The genomic window atttatactccaataattatttTCCTATTCTAAATGAACGAAGAGTATAAAATGTGTAGATGTATTTAAATCCTTGGAACTAAATTAAGTCTTCTATAAagcataaaatatatattatttagtaataaaataaaaacactttttctacaaccgtgttaaaaatgcaatttttagcactccatgcgtgcgttaaaaatgctactttaaggcactagtgctttaaaatatttttaaggcactgcaattcgtattgaccgtatagacaattttgatcgtaatgccaaaaaaatataaaaatggaatgtcagtcaagttcaagtaaaagtttttgtagatattgtcctgtaattacgtttgtagaaaaaattttgtatgatatgcgtgttaaaaagtacatttttatggcactcatgtgaattgcagaattcgctatcgctcattctgcaaactttcacatgcgtgccttagacgtgtacttttaacacttatatcataaataactattgactCATTAATTGTTAATATTTTCAGTATTCAATAAActccacatttatttaaaaaaattccgtGATGAGTTTTAGTTTGAATTTCTCATTTTACTCTCGACTTTATTAGTAAACAACGACCCGATGTTAAGCAGTTTACCTTAATAATAAATTGCTGTGGAAAACACATTATGGAAGCCATTTACCTCTGATAACATTTGTAAGATAAAATTCTATAAGTAATAggaaaaatatttagttttaattcaTGTAATGGCATATAAACTACTTTTAGTTTTAGTTGTTAGCTTATTGTATTgtataaaatgtaagtaaaacattttattctttttttttcttatttttgtgtagacatgattAGGTCTGTATTTTAATGTACTACTatactttgtttttaaaccaagaggagtaaactaaaaagacagattcacacccaagaaagtcactagaaatatcagccaatacatctttttttttcgttgatcataCCTGCTTTTGACaataatccataaatattatataatattattacgtcgcaaaagagttctaaaaacaagtgttttttatataaaactagaatagaaatctaaaaattataggaataacgcagaaaacagaAGAAAATCGCCGGATATAATTAATTAACCTATGCAATGACagaagtgtcaaaattttataaatgtcaatagtgtcaaaatttgataacagtggagtaaacttgcctgattACAACAAGATTAACGACGCGGGAAATTttaattactcctcttggtttaaaaacagactatagtatATTGTTGTTCAATTGTGCTCTCTCCACtgatcgttttcctgttattggggaaccgtcttaCACCGGTCCTACTATGGTAGCTAGTATTTGTTGCAACTCGGCTTGTGTGGTCGTTCCATGTTCTTCACCTTACAtcttcgtcgtatatctgtacaagaataaaaaaccgctaaacgtcataaaaatgagtggcgcatacactattccagctacaaaagatctgatatgaatatcacgtggcgcgaaaatgtatcttcattttgatgcaaaacaaaattctagttttatttaaaagattttttcctaatatttgcccaatttgaagtaaaacgcgccacaaaagagtcactttgatacagtttgaattttgaaactcttttctGGCGCtcttacttcaaatttagcaaatattatgaaaaagtcttttaaaataaaactagaattttgttttgcatcaaaagggaaatacattttcgcgccacgtaatattcatatcagatcttttgtagctgtaATATTGTacgcgccactcatttttaaggcgtttagcggttttttattcttgtatcaggaatttttcaaagttatttataaattaaatgtataaagttgaatgcaatgtttctcgattacacgttaagctttataaatggtcgcctttgtcgcattatcccccaaatgatctagtgtccatcgaacgtacactagattttttttctattcgaaatatatTGAAACAAATAATGGGGTGGCCGgtaaataaactcggattgcccgttgccagatcaaattagcgttgTAACcattacaactacataaaccatttagggaataatcgttaattggattatacttttgtagcttaataacttccaaatggtttaaccgattttgtttactaaacatgagtttgaaacgtattgacaagtagtaatTTAATGCATCTatggtcaagtatgataactgaagcaattacaggaattattgagcttgaaaaaccgttttttccataagaaatagatttgatcatatttatgaagcctataacttaaaaattagaatCTTACTGGATATAAGGTATACATTGTTAGATTCGTCTAGaatccttctacaaacgctcagttattggcgtaattcgtaggttgaaattttgagtaattgtcgaaacaccaacatttttaaagtttagtttctcagtttttcggctatactgatccgtgtgtatgtctgatcctgacagcttagacaccatttgaaagcttaactcaacgctattgactTGGTATATTCACTGTTCTTCTGTCttttcttgaaccgaagatatataccgccaaaaaatatgccgttttgtacctaccaagtcctatagctggcttatgggtagtgaAGACTAGctaactacaccggttctgactTGGCCCTcacccctcttcaaacacagaaaaaaaaattcagatcggtttaacttttccacacgcatacatacatacatctccacaaacattttcccttttttaattaaaaattgacccatatttctgagctcggtaattTTTGAACGGTATAATCGATTTTCagaattagacatgcgttggaatgataatgatcgcttctattaaaAACCGCAAACGTCGGAGTTaactttttgaagtttttgggactTTTGGGGacaagaacgaaaaacagacccttaATAAGAAGGGCAGTAAagtccacacccttggaccaaaatggatcgTTGACGTATAAATGGGTGAGACTTTTCGTGAACTTTAAGATGGgggttggcccaattttcaattcagtcagatttagaaaatcgaaaatttcgtgtatatatagtgtcgcgtgcagggggtgtaggtgtgcgccactggcgagaactgccgttctctggtaatttctAGCTTTGTATCATAAAGTATTCTTCTCTTTCCAGATTTTTCCAGAactgtctgtccttggctgcgcttttccagtgagttcctgcagcttttagaatatcgtccttccattgcctcttcctcttcttcctgtccacgatCTCCAGTtctgtatttcagcattccatcttttatcttcctgtctcgcattgtgacCCGCAAATCTACACTAGCCCTTCTATATTTTCAGTaaaattttttagttttaatttctctcttatccatttctttgattttctgtcttgtagttttaGTTTAAACAGGGTTCTTTCAATTTTTCTTTCAgttgtttcttttttgtttatgctggtctttgttaatgtccatgtttctgagatATACGTCAAAACAAGAAGAAAAGATGAACTGATCTAATTCACGGGTTTTCATAAATTATTACCATTGATTTTTCTAAGAGATTTTATATCTGCTATTTCTAGCATTCTGTTTGTTATCTTTGTGTCCGGTTGTGTTTCTGCAGCATATGGCATATTTGATCTAacgactgttttgtaaattccgGGTTTCTCTTCTTTTCTGatattcttatttctttatattatttcattcagTCATCCTGCGACTCTACCATAtttacttgatcttccacttctgtttcgaactCCTGTGAACTAGATAACGTAATGGATTGACGGATAGATCCTCCAGCTATAATTTGCATTTTAATAGATTTGCGGTTTTAACCATTCATTTATTTTTCTTCCAATTTATGTGTATTTAATGTTCGTACTTTTCCATTTACCATGATTGGAATAAACAGTAGAGGATTGAAGTTATCTCACTGTATTATACCATTGAGAGCTTCAATTGAGTTAGTTCACTCTTGTTTTAGTTTTTACTCTTTTggtaaaagtttttaaaattcttatAGGTATTTCCCTTTTCCGGGCAGTAAGTGGCTtgctttaatttgaccctgtcaaatatcttcttaacccgggagcagtcgcgctcacgtCTGTAGCGTAAGTAGTCGCGCGTACAGAAAAAATGTCACAATAtagatttaaatacgaatttaaatcaaatttctattttataatatttttgtttacttgTCATGTTAAAAACATGCTAAAGCATGTTAAAAAACTATATCAGTTTTAAAGCTGAttagttctcaccaaagccataaatgccacaaaaaaaaataaaaaataaaaaaaaataaaataaaataaaaaaattctacgcATTACTACGACCTTCCTCGAGGCATTACGAGTGGAAAGCAATGTTGAAACAATTTTCATCAAGTTGTCACGAAAAAGGATAACATGTGAGATTTATTCTCACGGCGTGACTGTTCCCGGGTTAAGATCTTATTCTTCTTTAAATGGggcatcaaggggtgagaaatctgagacagtataatcaattatggtagatgaagtttttgtaatccttgtaggagaatcaacttgcattgttagaccatacgattcaaatatgttgatcaatgatatttgtgtagcacaagcaacAGCATAATCtttgttaaagtccccgcatacaatttttctacttttatgggataggtcatctaacaaatttagcaggttctaaaaaaatagttccacggaagagtcaggtgatctataaatgcaaataatatggTTTCATCTCcacggcggaggtcggcaatcaccAAAGCTATTCGGACTTTGAAAACCCGGGTGTTCtgaaaagtttatttgatgtagtcggacccgcttattggaataggctttgtgccaagcaaaaatattcatataaccgggatattctaataaccgatcgttGGTGGCTAGCCGAAATAAATGTACCGAATATACATAATgatagtacatactatgttaacatgtgtatgtatatggttttaggtcttttatgttacagtagtgtaactataaggtacctacttatttattaaaaaccaAATTGCATTATATAATGTGGAGGTATACAGGAATCAATATGAAATGTATTCAATATATAGatgtgtaaatattttcttattaaaatacatataaaagaGTTACTTATTTTGTCttgaaaaataataggtaatttgtacttgttttttttatataaactaCTAATCAGTCGTTgctctaaattataaaaattagaaaaatttccATTGGATTGACCCTCCAGAAAACTTCTTACCTACGAGCGGTTAGGATGGCCGATTAGctgtttctaaaaattttttataacaagCAAATGGTTGGCAATGTGTAAACAAATTTGCAAACAAATGAAATTCTTTATGACCTGTGTCAGCGAAAGATTGAATTCGTACTCAtatcaaattaataaaataataaagtctattatttgacaaaccccaaaaatatattaaacagcactATAGActatgggcgcccatacccatgggcaggggggcgtGGCCCCCCTGCTTTTCATCGGGTgcttataatatacctatattgtcatccaaagtgTATAAAATGaagcaacatcttcacgtctggccccccttagaaatttttatatgggcgctcATGCTATAGGCCTTCGAGACCTTTGTCGACAATCCATAATACCagacataatttaaatatttagtaggtaaaaatttattcgttgacATGAAGAATATTATATAAAGCGGTACGATCTTACTAAATcatattccaataaacagataaatttattaaagagtaaatggaaacgtttcgggtcctcgaatttttattccataaaccgggacaTTCCTGtaagcggtactctaataagcgggttcgactctATATCgataccactctctcaggttgtatattctttttccttagatattttcttttttaacgTATTGGTCGCTTTAACAATCATTATGCCAATCTAACTGAGATAAACTAATAGATAAACTACGTCATCATACAATGATCGTTTTGCttaatgaaaagtacgataactGTCTGAAATGAAGTGTAGGTAGTTCGAATAACTGATTCcgatcttaaaaatattttttaatagaaaCTACCACTTATAATATGTAGTAATGGTACTGAAACTTGGAATTTTGCGACCAGGTGCGGTCAATGCTTATAATGGTTTTTATAATAGCTTCTACATTTTAAAGCAAAAACACAGAATGGTGGAAAAAGAtgttacaaaaatacaaaaataaaggaaatttttaaaaacaacgaaataccaaaataatttattatgctgaaatttttttatttttgtttttgaaaattataacAATATGTCATATCATaagtaaactgctcgtcaaaagttagagATATAGAAAgttatgctgattttcatagtcaATTTTTttgcgaacagacggattccgctatttttttttattttagatttttctttagtatttacacaattgtgaaaaggttctctcaaatttattttttgtacttataccgggtggaagaaaagaaatatttttcttatgttaagtttgagacactctgtagggagaatgaggtacaaatgtgagtatacgtcagaatcgtattgtagtcttacgttttgtgaacatgttgttgtttgaatgtccctgatatctttagaaacaaaaaaaaatagacggttttgtaatttaacactGGTTTAACAggaacaaaagtttgagacaccttgtagggagaaaaaggcacaaaatTGAGTATACCTCAATATTGTGTTGTAGTCtctattttgtgaatattttgtttttttaatttctctgatatctttaataacaaagaaactagacggtattactttttaatatgtgtttctatgtttcacatgtgtgatgcgatgcatgtcgtcagttaaaacacatattaaagagtaataccgtctagttcctttgttattaaagatataagagaaattaagaaaataaaatattcacaaaatatgagactacaacataatattgaggtatactcacctttgtacccttttctccctacaaggtgtctcaaacttttgtttcggttaaaacacatgttaaattacaaaaccttctatttttttgtttttaaagatatcagggacattcaaaaaaaatgtccacaaaacataagactacaataggatttcgatgtatactcacatttgtatcTCGTCCTCCCTAAAGGGcgtttcaaacttaacataagaaaaacatttcttctcttccacccggtataagtaaaaaaaaagttcgagtaaacctttgcataactgtgtaaatactaaaggaaaatctaaaataataaaaaaaaatagcttaatccgttaatctgttcacgaaaaaatttactatgaaaattcagtagaattttctatatccctaacttttgacgagcagtttagttGCAGTAATGTAGAATAATAATAACTTAATTGCAATATTTTAACGTTTTCAGCTAACCTCAGTGCCGATAGCTGTGATCCAACCTATCCCCATCCCTTTCCAGACGACTGCAGAAAATTTTACATCTGTACAGTAAACGGACCAGTACTTCAAAATTGCGATCCTGGTAAATTTTTTAATCCAGCAACGCACATATGCGATTATACTCAGCGAGCATATTGTGCAGAAACAACTACCGAAATTAGTCCAACAACTgctgatttttcaaatttcttcTCTAAgtttaagaatatattttctgCAGCAAAAAACCAGCAGAATAACAGTATAGTGGAAAATGGCGATGTCAATCCAACTAAAACAGAAGCTACAGAATTAcctacaacaacaacaacaacaacaacaacaacaacaacagaAACAACACCAGAAATAGCAACAGTTGAAACTACAGAGGAAATGACAACTACAGAAAGCAATAGTTTAAACTCTACTATAACACTAGAAAACAGGTTGCTAACTGACACACCAGAAAGTGAAACAATAAGTGAAATTAGTACTGAACCTTTACCAACTCCAACCATTTCACCAGCACTAAAACGAACTGATACAAACTTATCTTCTTTTAAGAAACTCGTAACAAAAGACAGTTCAAAGGGTCATCAagatatttatataaacaatccttattttatttatataaacaaCTATAACCATTTTGTTAGTGGAAGATCCGCTCCACGACCTGAACTCATAAACCAGCAAAATAGAAGAATACGATATAATGATCGTCGCCGTAGGCCAGCTTCGCTTTTGCAGACCGTTggcaaatttttttcaaaccttGTTGATCAGATTAGAAGACCACCTGGAAGTGATTACTATGATGATTATGATGGGGGCAATGGGAGTGATTATTCATACTATGGGTGAAATACGCTACCTACGAAATTATATATTTCGAAAATAAAGAATAGCTTATTTTGAACCATTATTTTATGGTTAAAATCTTCTTTATTATGGagctataaataaaaataaaggctTTTTAGTACAATGTTATTTTCCGCCAGACTGAATATCGATAATGTTGATGGCAGCTTTTCTTCTTAACGAGCATCTCTGCAGCGGACTTTGGCAACCAGGATACATATCCTGATCCACCTGGTTGGCAACCATGACACTAGGCGTGCCTGAAAAGTTTGATAGATGAGAATCTATACCATTCTCACAAGTTGAACAGGCACGAGAATTTTCTTTTTACTACACTTCTCCTTTCCTGAATTTTTCCTTCAACttttttatataggcagtactgcctgtttttcttcaacggtgcctttcattctgcccctaagttgtcattccaacttttccttgggcgtcctatacttccactgcctaacggtgacttgtccctggatattcttactatccttgattcaaacatcctgcttatgtgctcattccactcttcttctctgttctttacccaggtatttatattgtctaccccacatatgcgtctgatttcatCACTttttaccctatcctgtagtccttttccaacaatccttcttaagatcttcatttcgttggtttccagatgtcttcgtatttagcttgtatctggtcttgtttcggccgtgtaagtcataactggccttaTCACTGACTTATATATCCGGGCCTTTGTTTCCAGTCTTAGGTGtatgtttttccaaattgtgtcattaaggcatccggccgttctactggctttaattatttggtcttttacctcttcttcgatattgttgtcgtcTGATAGAAtgattcccagatatttgaaagtcattacttgttgtatataTAAGgcaccgttcaagtattacgtaactcAGGTTGGGAGGGGGGTGGAgccaaaaatctttaaaaatcgcGTTATGTAATACGTGGACGCTTcctaatttgattgtctaactccaatttacatcttattggttctttggtaattactaagctttttgttttttgggctgatattttcaatagtaataccactagtgattcaattttcgcgataagtctgtcgatttacttctaaacgaaactgagttgcttggaaacaccacgagtccgtaggacgagtggtgttttctttaagcaactctAAGCTATtatcatgaaatatttattataactataaataatttgttataattattttttacctataacaataaatagttgaaggcccagtcttttagaatgaatgctagtctttcgttgttattttctgcatctaatttgtagttgcgatccacacagaacatcataaattgtctccatatataagatttagattttcttgtgttactcggtatattttcttcaatattttggtttataacttcgtttgaagtaccaccgaaacgactcattttgacgtatacagctacaataatttttttggcaaacgtcaaactttgctttgcgatcggtatccatggttacttacgtcgttgaaaacacgaagctgatagaccaatcagaattgaaagacagttggtgttttcgcgataacacaagctgtctttggtttgtgattggtcagattatgtgaaaattttaagatgagtgaaatagtcatattcatttcttttgtgttaatgttgaactcgtgcaataatatttgtaggtcgtcttcgcactctgctactaacacggtgtcatcagggtaacagagtatttttatctctctattgacCAATTTTAGCCTCTTTTTTCTTCTCTTGTtctattattgcatccaacattagGTTAAACAGTAAAGGGCTTAGcaaatctccttgcctgattcctgtgtttgtttctatgggttctgttattattccattgactttcatttctattttattttttacatatatgttttctctcagttttatgatatccagtggtaaatttttgtcatatagtaggtgtatcacatcttttaattggattctatcaaacgctttctctaggtctatgaaagaGAAAAGgtctggtttgttatattctaatgattcctccgctatttgccttatcacaaaaactgcatcgttacatgatcttccgcttctaaatccttgttgttcaaccgatatatttatgcacgccattattttctccataagtatttttgttgtaagtttcagtatagtgctcagtaaatttatccctttatagttactggggtctgccctatcacctttcttaaataaagctattatttgaggggttctccattcttctgaaATTCTTccagtatttaatattttatttataaggatattcagttctttgtgaagtctatctcctccgtattttaaaagttcattagttATTCTAATACTAATTCTAATCAAGTGGCAAcacttggtagtcaac from Diabrotica virgifera virgifera chromosome 5, PGI_DIABVI_V3a includes these protein-coding regions:
- the LOC114340251 gene encoding uncharacterized protein LOC114340251; translated protein: MRNVGMLPSRVKLTQGCKHFGVNMAEEMMDDIRDSRFWQNVTNKSLDFNQQHSPENYMLVFEDIDQFFNKINISNGNDSEVTSVLNCTNFPLNFSNASCEVDGRLETSHHNYWALILILFPVFTLFGNVLVILSVFRERTLQTATNYFIVSLAFADLLVAVVVMPFAVYVLMTDNKLAASTKQDFKNFKVTDKSFTTVCFNTVTEHTNLSADSCDPTYPHPFPDDCRKFYICTVNGPVLQNCDPGKFFNPATHICDYTQRAYCAETTTEISPTTADFSNFFSKFKNIFSAAKNQQNNSIVENGDVNPTKTEATELPTTTTTTTTTTTTETTPEIATVETTEEMTTTESNSLNSTITLENRLLTDTPESETISEISTEPLPTPTISPALKRTDTNLSSFKKLVTKDSSKGHQDIYINNPYFIYINNYNHFVSGRSAPRPELINQQNRRIRYNDRRRRPASLLQTVGKFFSNLVDQIRRPPGSDYYDDYDGGNGSDYSYYG